The Micavibrio sp. TMED2 genome includes a window with the following:
- a CDS encoding 5-oxoprolinase, producing the protein MTKWQFWIDRGGTFTDIVARKPDGTLTTHKLLSENPERYKDAAIRGIADLLEVQHEADIPADKIEVVKMGTTVGTNALLERKGERVLLIVPEGFRDALRLGYQARPRIFDLAIELPELLYADVLEVPERVTAQGEVLTPLDEDALRAGLAAAKDNGFNACAIVFMHGYRYPDHEQRAAAIAREAGFDQVSVSHEVSALIKLVGRGDTTVVDAYLSPILRRYVDQVAGQLQRENGEQPRLMFMQSNGGLIDADRFQGKDCILSGPAGGIVGAVETARAYGFNRIIGFDMGGTSTDVAHYDGVYERTFETAVAGVRMRAPMMSIHTVAAGGGSICHFDGARFRVGPESAGANPGPASYRRGGPLTVTDCNVMLGKLQPSFFPRVFGPEGDEPLDAEVVRKKFVALAEEIAEQTGTRRAPVEVAAGFLRIAVDNMAHAIRQVSVQRGHDVSGYALNSFGGAGGQHACLVADALGIETVLLHPYAGVLSAYGMGLADLRSLREGSIEGVLNADTLARTEDRARALADEATQELRDQGVTPDLISVQTRLHLKYAGTDKSLAVPLGDAEGMAADFHSLHQQQFGFTMDGRDLIVEMVAVEAIGASGTTATVDDATGGKRMGGLPLPPPLTVTGVYCQDKHRDTTIYERKDLPVGSTVKGPVILLEDTSTIMIEPGWQAEIMPSGAVVMKRYQPRADQVALSGDADAGPDPVLLEVFNNLFMSIAEQMGVTLENTAYSVNIKERLDFSCAVFDLQGDLVANAPHMPVHLGSMGESVKAIITRRGDSLKPGDVFMLNDPYNGGTHLPDVTVITPVFDREGAELLFYVASRGHHADIGGMTPGSMPPHSKHIDEEGVLIDNFQLVDQGRFLEDEVTELLSSARYPARNIEQNIGDLKAHIAANEKGVAELRKMVDQFGLATVRAYMGHVQDNAERLVREVLGSLKYGTHTVHLDNGAQVQVAVTIDHDARQAVVDFTGTSDQLDNNFNAPSAVCRAAVLYVFRSLIEADIPLNDGCLKPITIRIPAGSMLNPHHPAAVVAGNVETSQCVTDCLFGALGVLASAQGTMNNFTFGNDRYQYYETICGGAGAGRHNGRGFNGTSGVHTHMTNSRLTDPEVLELRYPVLLESFAIRDGSGGKGKYHGGDGTVRAVRFLEPMRASILSNRRKVPPFGLEGGEPGALGRTSVRRKDGTVEELASTQTVEMDTGDVFIVETPGGGGFGKA; encoded by the coding sequence ATGACCAAATGGCAGTTCTGGATTGATCGCGGTGGCACGTTCACCGACATCGTTGCGCGCAAACCCGATGGCACCCTGACCACCCATAAGCTGCTGTCGGAAAATCCGGAGCGGTACAAGGATGCCGCCATTCGCGGGATCGCCGATCTGCTCGAGGTACAGCATGAGGCCGATATTCCGGCGGACAAGATCGAGGTGGTCAAGATGGGCACCACCGTTGGCACCAATGCGCTGCTCGAGCGCAAGGGCGAACGGGTGCTGCTGATCGTGCCGGAAGGTTTCCGCGATGCCCTGCGCCTCGGCTATCAGGCGCGGCCACGGATTTTCGATCTGGCGATTGAGTTGCCGGAACTGCTTTACGCTGATGTCCTCGAAGTGCCCGAGCGGGTGACGGCACAGGGCGAGGTGCTGACCCCGCTCGATGAGGATGCCCTGCGCGCCGGTCTGGCCGCGGCCAAGGACAACGGCTTCAATGCCTGTGCCATCGTCTTCATGCACGGCTATCGCTATCCCGATCATGAGCAGCGTGCCGCCGCCATCGCCCGCGAGGCCGGGTTCGATCAGGTCTCGGTCAGCCATGAGGTCAGCGCGCTGATCAAGCTGGTGGGCCGGGGCGATACCACGGTGGTCGATGCCTATCTGTCGCCGATCCTGCGTCGCTATGTGGATCAGGTAGCTGGACAACTGCAGCGCGAGAATGGTGAACAACCGCGCCTGATGTTCATGCAGTCCAATGGCGGGCTGATTGATGCCGACCGTTTTCAGGGCAAGGACTGTATTCTGTCCGGCCCGGCGGGCGGTATTGTCGGAGCGGTGGAAACCGCCCGTGCCTATGGCTTCAACCGGATCATCGGCTTCGATATGGGGGGGACCTCCACCGATGTTGCTCATTATGACGGTGTCTATGAGCGTACCTTTGAGACGGCGGTGGCCGGGGTGCGGATGCGTGCGCCAATGATGAGCATTCATACGGTTGCTGCCGGTGGTGGCTCGATCTGCCATTTCGACGGTGCCCGGTTCCGGGTCGGGCCGGAGAGTGCCGGGGCCAATCCCGGTCCGGCCAGCTATCGCCGTGGCGGGCCGCTGACGGTTACCGATTGCAATGTCATGCTCGGCAAACTGCAGCCCAGCTTTTTCCCGCGTGTTTTCGGTCCCGAGGGTGATGAGCCGTTGGACGCCGAGGTGGTGCGCAAGAAATTCGTCGCGCTGGCCGAGGAAATCGCCGAGCAGACCGGTACACGCCGGGCGCCGGTCGAGGTTGCCGCCGGGTTCCTGCGGATTGCCGTCGACAACATGGCCCATGCGATCCGGCAGGTATCGGTGCAGCGTGGTCATGATGTGTCCGGCTATGCGCTTAACAGCTTCGGCGGCGCTGGCGGCCAGCATGCCTGTCTGGTTGCCGATGCGCTCGGTATCGAAACCGTGTTGCTGCACCCCTATGCCGGTGTGCTCTCCGCCTATGGTATGGGCCTCGCCGATCTGCGCTCCCTGCGTGAAGGCTCGATCGAGGGTGTGCTGAATGCGGATACGCTCGCCCGCACCGAGGACAGGGCCAGGGCACTGGCCGATGAGGCAACACAGGAATTGCGCGATCAGGGTGTGACGCCGGACCTGATCTCGGTCCAGACCCGCCTGCATCTGAAATATGCCGGCACTGATAAATCACTCGCTGTGCCGCTTGGCGATGCCGAGGGCATGGCCGCGGACTTCCACAGCCTGCACCAGCAGCAATTCGGTTTCACCATGGATGGTCGTGATCTGATCGTCGAGATGGTGGCGGTCGAGGCAATCGGTGCCTCCGGCACCACGGCGACAGTTGATGATGCGACCGGTGGCAAGCGCATGGGCGGCCTGCCGCTGCCGCCACCGCTGACCGTGACGGGGGTGTATTGTCAGGACAAGCACCGCGATACCACGATCTATGAGCGCAAGGATCTGCCGGTCGGCAGTACCGTCAAGGGGCCTGTTATCCTGCTTGAGGATACCTCGACCATCATGATCGAGCCGGGCTGGCAGGCGGAGATTATGCCATCCGGTGCGGTGGTGATGAAACGCTATCAGCCGCGCGCCGATCAGGTGGCGCTGTCCGGTGATGCCGATGCCGGGCCCGATCCGGTGCTGCTCGAGGTGTTCAACAATCTGTTCATGTCAATCGCCGAGCAGATGGGCGTGACGCTCGAGAACACAGCCTATTCGGTCAATATCAAGGAACGCCTCGATTTCTCCTGCGCCGTCTTCGACCTGCAGGGCGATCTGGTGGCCAATGCCCCGCATATGCCGGTGCATCTCGGCTCCATGGGCGAGAGTGTGAAGGCGATCATCACGCGTCGTGGCGACAGCCTGAAGCCCGGTGACGTGTTCATGCTGAACGATCCGTATAATGGCGGCACGCATTTACCCGATGTTACGGTCATCACCCCGGTTTTCGACCGTGAGGGGGCTGAACTGCTGTTCTATGTCGCGTCGCGCGGGCACCATGCGGATATCGGTGGCATGACCCCCGGTTCCATGCCACCGCACTCGAAGCATATCGACGAGGAAGGCGTGTTGATCGACAACTTCCAACTCGTCGATCAGGGCCGGTTCCTTGAGGATGAGGTCACGGAACTGCTCTCCAGTGCCAGATATCCGGCGCGGAATATCGAGCAGAATATCGGCGATCTGAAAGCCCACATCGCCGCCAATGAAAAGGGCGTCGCGGAGTTGCGCAAGATGGTTGACCAGTTCGGTCTCGCCACCGTGCGTGCCTATATGGGCCATGTGCAGGACAATGCCGAACGGCTGGTCCGTGAGGTGCTGGGCAGTCTGAAGTATGGCACCCATACGGTGCATCTCGACAATGGCGCACAGGTGCAGGTAGCGGTGACCATCGACCATGATGCCCGGCAGGCGGTGGTGGATTTCACTGGCACCAGCGATCAGCTCGACAACAACTTCAATGCACCCTCGGCGGTGTGTCGGGCGGCAGTGCTCTATGTCTTCCGCTCTCTGATCGAGGCGGATATTCCGCTCAATGACGGCTGCCTGAAACCGATCACCATCCGTATTCCGGCAGGCTCGATGCTCAACCCGCATCATCCGGCTGCCGTAGTTGCCGGGAATGTGGAGACGTCCCAATGCGTCACCGACTGTCTGTTCGGCGCGCTTGGCGTTCTCGCCTCGGCACAGGGGACGATGAACAACTTCACCTTCGGCAATGACCGTTACCAGTATTACGAGACGATCTGCGGCGGGGCCGGGGCAGGGCGGCATAATGGCCGTGGCTTCAACGGTACCAGCGGTGTTCATACCCATATGACCAACTCCCGCCTGACCGACCCGGAAGTGCTGGAGCTGCGTTACCCCGTGCTGCTCGAGAGCTTTGCCATCCGGGATGGCTCCGGCGGCAAGGGCAAGTATCACGGCGGTGATGGCACGGTTCGGGCGGTGCGGTTCCTTGAGCCGATGCGCGCCTCGATCCTGTCGAACCGGCGCAAGGTACCGCCATTCGGGCTTGAAGGCGGTGAGCCGGGTGCGCTCGGTCGCACATCGGTCCGTCGCAAGGACGGCACGGTCGAGGAACTGGCCAGCACCCAGACGGTGGAAATGGATACCGGCGATGTGTTCATCGTCGAAACCCCCGGCGGTGGCGGCTTCGGCAAGGCTTAG
- a CDS encoding N-acetylmuramoyl-L-alanine amidase codes for MGKRPTVPPSDYISHPSPNLDDRPDGTAIDHLVLHYTGMKTGAAALERLCDPDAKVSAHYLVEEDGQIFQMVDEAKRAWHAGVASWRGARNINARSIGIEIVNPGHEHGYRPFPAEQISAVIELCRDILAHHDIPARNIVGHSDIAPWRKEDPGELFPWASFAAASIGLWPGTGASAEGMDAIEALTSIGYLTMEPSSTELAITAFQRRFRPALLNGIADPETTGLIHAYAALCGIDAA; via the coding sequence ATAGGCAAGCGCCCGACGGTGCCCCCAAGCGACTATATATCCCATCCCTCGCCCAATCTGGATGACCGCCCGGATGGCACGGCAATCGACCATCTGGTGCTGCACTATACCGGTATGAAGACCGGCGCGGCGGCACTGGAGCGCCTGTGCGATCCTGACGCCAAGGTTTCGGCCCATTACCTCGTTGAGGAGGATGGCCAGATATTCCAGATGGTCGATGAGGCCAAACGCGCCTGGCATGCCGGTGTCGCCAGTTGGCGCGGTGCCCGCAATATCAATGCCCGCTCCATCGGCATTGAAATCGTCAATCCGGGCCATGAACATGGCTACCGACCGTTCCCGGCAGAGCAGATCAGCGCCGTCATCGAGCTGTGCCGGGACATCCTTGCCCACCATGACATTCCGGCTCGCAATATTGTCGGACACTCTGACATAGCACCATGGCGCAAGGAAGACCCCGGCGAACTGTTTCCATGGGCCAGCTTCGCCGCTGCCAGCATCGGCCTCTGGCCGGGGACAGGGGCATCGGCAGAAGGCATGGATGCGATCGAGGCACTGACCTCGATCGGCTATCTGACCATGGAACCGTCAAGCACGGAACTGGCGATTACCGCCTTTCAGCGCCGGTTCCGGCCTGCGCTGTTGAATGGCATTGCCGACCCGGAAACCACCGGCCTGATCCATGCCTATGCTGCGCTTTGCGGGATCGACGCTGCCTGA
- a CDS encoding 16S rRNA (cytosine(1402)-N(4))-methyltransferase, which yields MSTDAPHIPVLLDAVLSVMPCAADKVVVDGTFGAGGYSRAMLAAGVGKLYGIDRDPSVQTFAAPLAEQYKDRFTLLQGPFSDMESLLAAEQVEKVDGIVLDLGVSSMQLDQPERGFSFRFDGPLDMRMGDTGPTAADIVNDLEETELANIIYNLGEERRSRQVASAIVRARAEKRIETTFELAEIIRPVVRKGASRKAAEKIDPATRTFMALRLYVNDELGEVERALSAAEKILQPNGVLAVVSFHSLEDRLVKQFFRNRSTPQGSGSRHLPAPIAHPPMGTPPLKGQGDVNFLQTFRFDKDLGGSRGITANDAELEHNPRARSARLRAAIRTDAPAREMAA from the coding sequence ATGAGCACAGATGCGCCACACATCCCGGTTCTGCTTGATGCCGTCCTGAGTGTGATGCCCTGTGCCGCTGATAAAGTCGTTGTTGACGGCACCTTCGGCGCAGGCGGTTACAGCCGCGCCATGCTGGCCGCCGGTGTCGGCAAACTTTATGGCATCGACCGTGACCCGAGCGTTCAGACCTTCGCCGCACCGCTTGCCGAACAGTACAAGGATCGCTTCACCCTGCTGCAGGGACCGTTCAGCGACATGGAAAGCCTGCTCGCTGCCGAACAGGTCGAGAAGGTGGACGGCATCGTCCTCGATCTAGGCGTGTCCTCGATGCAGCTCGATCAGCCGGAGCGCGGCTTTTCATTCCGCTTCGACGGTCCGCTCGACATGCGCATGGGCGATACCGGCCCGACCGCCGCCGATATCGTCAATGATCTCGAAGAAACCGAACTGGCCAACATCATCTACAACCTCGGCGAAGAGCGTCGCTCCCGTCAGGTCGCCAGCGCCATCGTCCGCGCCCGCGCTGAAAAACGTATCGAGACCACCTTTGAACTGGCTGAAATCATCCGTCCGGTCGTGCGCAAGGGCGCCAGCCGGAAGGCCGCCGAAAAGATCGATCCCGCCACCCGCACCTTCATGGCCCTGCGTCTCTATGTGAATGACGAGTTGGGTGAAGTGGAGCGGGCGCTGAGCGCTGCTGAAAAAATTTTGCAACCAAACGGCGTTCTGGCGGTTGTGTCATTTCACAGCCTCGAAGACAGGCTGGTGAAACAATTTTTCAGAAACCGCTCCACGCCCCAAGGCAGCGGCTCTCGACATCTCCCTGCTCCAATCGCCCATCCCCCCATGGGCACGCCCCCCCTCAAGGGGCAGGGAGATGTCAACTTTCTCCAGACATTCCGGTTCGACAAGGATCTCGGCGGCTCCCGCGGGATCACCGCCAATGATGCAGAGCTCGAGCACAACCCGCGCGCCCGGTCCGCCCGGCTGCGCGCGGCGATCCGCACCGATGCCCCGGCACGGGAGATGGCAGCATGA
- a CDS encoding UDP-N-acetylmuramoyl-L-alanyl-D-glutamate--2,6-diaminopimelate ligase — protein MTAIVDYIRRIDGQDFSVESGDSLPENTTGRITIESVTSDSRRVTPGALFCAIPGTLTDGRNFITQAAEKGASTILAPTGTDWPSLDQRVTRLETDQPRRVLALATAAFYGRQPKHMAAVTGTSGKTSTALFTQQLLSLFGHKSGSLGTLGLRADGFPETEALTTPAPEDLHKLLAEVADAGIDYCAMEASSHGLDQYRLDGVQIQAAGFTNLGRDHLDYHADEAEYFAAKARLFSDLLAKDGTAVINADSSYAPALREIAAKRGISVVDYGFAARNLKLLKATPHTTSIELDLSINGTERTISVPLVGAFQAHNVLCALGMAMALDPSVRIAAALDACTKLKGAPGRMDHVATHTSGAPIFVDYAHKPDALEAVLKALRPHTENRLVVVFGCGGDRDKGKRPVMGEIAERLADRVFVTDDNPRGEDPATIRREILEKCRNATEIGDRRAAIATAIRDLSAGDILVIAGKGHETGQKIGDEILPFNDTTTAQELAGEQRQ, from the coding sequence ATGACAGCAATTGTGGATTACATACGTCGTATCGACGGTCAGGATTTTTCTGTGGAAAGCGGGGATAGTTTGCCCGAAAACACCACCGGAAGAATTACCATCGAGAGCGTCACAAGTGACAGCCGCCGGGTAACCCCCGGCGCGCTTTTTTGTGCCATTCCGGGCACCCTGACCGATGGCCGCAACTTTATCACCCAGGCCGCCGAAAAAGGCGCCAGCACCATTCTTGCCCCGACCGGCACCGACTGGCCCAGCCTCGACCAGCGTGTCACCCGTCTGGAAACCGACCAGCCACGCCGGGTTCTGGCGCTGGCCACCGCCGCCTTCTATGGCCGCCAACCGAAACACATGGCTGCCGTTACCGGCACCAGCGGCAAGACTTCAACCGCGCTGTTCACCCAGCAGCTGCTCAGCCTGTTCGGACACAAAAGCGGCAGCCTCGGCACGCTCGGCCTGCGCGCTGACGGATTCCCGGAAACCGAGGCACTGACCACCCCGGCACCGGAAGATTTGCACAAGCTGCTGGCTGAGGTCGCCGATGCCGGTATCGATTACTGCGCGATGGAAGCATCGAGCCACGGCCTCGACCAGTATCGCCTCGACGGCGTGCAGATTCAGGCGGCGGGCTTCACCAATCTGGGCCGCGACCATCTCGACTACCACGCCGATGAGGCGGAATATTTCGCTGCCAAGGCACGCCTGTTCAGTGACCTTCTGGCCAAGGACGGCACCGCGGTTATCAATGCCGACAGCAGCTATGCCCCGGCCTTGCGCGAGATTGCTGCCAAGCGCGGCATCAGCGTGGTTGATTACGGCTTTGCCGCCCGCAACCTGAAACTCCTGAAAGCAACGCCGCACACCACCAGCATCGAGCTGGACCTGTCGATCAATGGCACCGAGCGGACCATTTCCGTACCGCTAGTTGGCGCGTTTCAAGCCCATAACGTCCTGTGCGCCCTCGGCATGGCCATGGCGCTCGATCCGAGCGTGCGGATCGCGGCGGCACTGGATGCCTGCACCAAACTCAAGGGCGCGCCCGGTCGTATGGACCATGTGGCGACCCATACGAGCGGCGCCCCGATCTTTGTCGATTATGCCCATAAGCCCGATGCCCTCGAGGCCGTGCTGAAAGCGCTTCGCCCGCACACCGAAAACCGGCTGGTTGTGGTGTTCGGCTGTGGCGGCGACCGGGACAAGGGCAAGCGTCCGGTGATGGGCGAGATTGCCGAACGGCTCGCAGACCGGGTTTTTGTCACCGACGACAATCCACGCGGTGAGGACCCGGCAACAATTCGCCGCGAAATCCTCGAAAAGTGCAGAAATGCAACGGAAATCGGCGACCGGCGTGCGGCAATCGCAACAGCGATTCGCGATCTTTCGGCAGGGGACATTCTGGTTATTGCCGGAAAGGGTCACGAGACCGGACAAAAGATCGGAGACGAGATTCTACCTTTCAACGACACAACAACCGCCCAAGAACTGGCCGGGGAGCAAAGACAATGA
- a CDS encoding cell division/cell wall cluster transcriptional repressor MraZ yields the protein MALFLATHHNRVDKKGRVSVPAQFRTAIAGQSFQGIVVFPSHKATALEGFSMGQMEQLSSSIDSFDLFSDAHDDLATTMFGSSVPLPFDGEGRIVLPKELCAHAGITDAVAFVGLGKKFQIWEPEAFARHQAAAQERMRKAGQTVPQSKSQDGGQ from the coding sequence ATGGCCCTCTTTTTGGCCACACACCACAATCGGGTAGATAAGAAGGGTCGTGTATCGGTCCCGGCCCAGTTCCGCACGGCCATTGCTGGCCAGAGTTTTCAGGGCATCGTCGTGTTCCCGTCGCACAAGGCGACCGCGCTGGAGGGTTTCTCCATGGGCCAGATGGAACAGCTGTCCTCAAGCATCGACAGCTTCGACCTGTTCTCCGACGCTCATGACGATCTCGCCACCACCATGTTCGGCAGCTCCGTGCCGCTGCCATTCGACGGCGAGGGCCGGATCGTCCTGCCGAAAGAATTATGTGCCCATGCCGGCATCACCGATGCCGTTGCCTTTGTCGGTCTTGGCAAAAAGTTCCAGATCTGGGAGCCGGAAGCCTTTGCCAGACATCAGGCCGCCGCACAGGAGCGGATGCGCAAGGCCGGACAGACCGTCCCCCAATCAAAAAGTCAGGATGGTGGTCAATGA
- a CDS encoding UDP-N-acetylmuramoylalanyl-D-glutamyl-2, 6-diaminopimelate--D-alanyl-D-alanine ligase, with product MRKAPRPVVLWTSNEVAQAVRGICEIYWEATGVSIDSRTTKRGDLFIALDGENFDGHDFVADAFVKGASAAIVSHIPDDVPEDWPLVVVEDTYQALEDLAHISRHRNQGKMIALTGSVGKTGTKEALRLCLGAQAPAYANEGNLNNHIGAPLSLTRMPEDTFYNVFELGMNHAGEIEPLSKMVQPDIAIITNVHDVHIEYFENEEGIADAKAEIFAGLGPNGTAIINADNQHYARLLAHAKTRGIKNILTFGSDRSCDAYVVDAQSHATSSAVSAVVNGERLIYSLSVPGMHLVMNSLAVLLAASAAGADLPTAARALSYLKPIKGRGSRSRVATPFGAFTLIDESYNASPIAVRAAINVLDRTDPQPGGRRMAVLGDMLELGDTGPAAHAGLARDLKRAGIETVHCCGPLMHHLYEALPPHMRGHYAPDSATLAPLVANDVMSGDVVLVKGSFGSRMKAVVEELTAMSDEQPMFHTSTAIAVNDA from the coding sequence ATGCGCAAAGCGCCAAGACCAGTCGTCCTCTGGACGTCCAACGAAGTAGCACAGGCTGTTCGCGGCATCTGTGAAATCTATTGGGAAGCCACCGGCGTTTCCATCGACAGTCGCACAACCAAGCGTGGCGACCTGTTCATCGCCCTCGATGGCGAGAATTTCGACGGTCACGACTTCGTTGCCGATGCCTTCGTCAAGGGCGCATCCGCTGCCATCGTCAGCCATATCCCGGATGATGTGCCTGAAGACTGGCCGCTGGTGGTTGTCGAGGACACCTATCAGGCGCTTGAGGACCTTGCCCACATCTCACGCCACCGCAATCAGGGGAAGATGATTGCGCTGACCGGTTCCGTTGGCAAAACCGGTACCAAGGAGGCGCTGCGCCTCTGCCTCGGCGCACAGGCACCGGCCTATGCCAATGAAGGCAACCTGAACAACCACATCGGCGCACCGCTCAGCCTGACCCGGATGCCGGAAGACACCTTCTACAATGTCTTCGAGCTGGGTATGAATCATGCGGGCGAGATCGAGCCGCTGTCGAAGATGGTCCAGCCGGATATCGCCATCATCACCAACGTCCATGATGTGCATATCGAATATTTCGAGAATGAAGAGGGCATCGCCGATGCCAAGGCCGAAATCTTTGCCGGTCTCGGCCCGAACGGTACTGCCATCATCAATGCCGATAACCAGCATTACGCCCGCCTTCTGGCCCATGCCAAAACCCGCGGCATCAAAAACATCCTGACCTTCGGCTCTGACCGCAGCTGCGACGCCTATGTCGTTGATGCCCAGTCCCATGCCACCTCCAGCGCGGTATCCGCCGTGGTCAATGGCGAACGCCTGATCTACAGCCTGTCCGTGCCGGGCATGCACCTTGTCATGAACAGCCTCGCGGTGCTGCTGGCCGCCTCTGCTGCCGGTGCCGACCTGCCGACCGCGGCACGGGCACTCAGCTATCTGAAGCCGATCAAGGGCCGTGGATCACGCAGCCGCGTCGCCACCCCGTTCGGCGCCTTCACCCTGATCGACGAGAGCTACAACGCCAGCCCGATCGCGGTCCGTGCCGCGATCAATGTTCTGGACCGCACCGATCCACAGCCCGGCGGTCGCCGCATGGCCGTGCTCGGCGACATGCTGGAACTGGGTGATACCGGTCCAGCGGCTCATGCTGGCCTCGCCCGCGACCTGAAACGCGCCGGGATCGAGACCGTCCATTGCTGCGGCCCGCTGATGCACCACCTCTATGAGGCACTGCCACCCCATATGCGCGGCCATTATGCGCCTGACAGTGCAACCCTCGCCCCGCTCGTTGCCAATGACGTGATGAGTGGCGATGTGGTGCTGGTCAAAGGCTCGTTCGGCAGCCGGATGAAGGCTGTAGTCGAAGAACTGACCGCCATGTCGGATGAACAGCCGATGTTCCACACCTCGACGGCAATTGCCGTCAATGATGCTTGA